The sequence TTGTACGCCAAAACCATCAATGACGTCCTCTGAGCCAGATACCGTTTTAAGTTCAATGCCATCAGCGATTTCCTTTATATCTTGCTGCTTAAGTGTGTAACTAATAGCCAACCAACTAAAGACGACAATACTAAACACAATCAATGTCATGCTATACCAATATCGTTTCATCATAAAGCCTCCTACACCGTCACATATTTGGCAATTAGCCGTCTGGACAGCAGAAGATTAATGGCGATTAACAGAGTGACTAACGCAATCGCCACAAAGAAAAGCTCTGAATCATAAATTCGCCCTGACAGCATTCCGAGAGGGACGGTCGCCGCACATAGGATGACCCCACCATAAGAAAGCGCAAAGGCAATCCCGATTAAGCGAAAAGACCGCTCAATTAAAACCATTGTAAAAATCGTCGTTAATGCGAACAGGCCACAGCCGAACATCATAAACAGATCAATCAAGTAGTTTTCGGTGTCAAACACATGAATAAAAACAAAATCAAGTGTTGTATTCAAACTGTCTGTCTGTAAAATTTCGTTTGGCAGCCGTAGCGATAAAAACAAGTCCTGGAGTGGATACAGACACAATTGGAATGCATAAACGACGATCGCCATGAAAACGATGGCTGCTAGTTTAGCAAAATAAACGTGCATCCGGCTGTTTGGCAACATGAGTAGCCTGTGTATGAAAGGGTGGCTGCCATACCACTCTCTATACCAAATCAACAACGCGTAACATAATAGTGCGCCAAATAGGAAGAGCAGCGGACCTATATAAAGGGGGCTGAACAAAAACAAACTAATCGAAATAGGGCCGTTTTCCATTAAGAACTCAGCAGCGGTTCGCCCAGATGCCAAATGAGCGTTGTATTCCGTTAATGTACTTTGCGTGTAGATGAAAACGACAGCAAACTGCATGAGCGCAAACAAGGCGAGTGCTCCGAGAAACAAAGGCATGACGCGCCTCAGTTCAAAATCAACCAACTTTAAATAGCTTTTCATGACTGGTATACCTCACGCATTACATCTTCAATCGATTTGCCTTCAGCTAGGCGCATTTCTTCTGTATCGAACTGTTTGAGTACACGCCCTTCATCAAGAAAGACGACTTTGTCTATTAAGTGTTCAATATCATTGATTTCATGAGTCGTGATGATGACGCCTCGATCTTCGAGAAAGCCGCTGGAAAACAAATCGGTGATTTGTTCGCGACTGAAAATGTCAATGCCTGAAAACGGTTCATCCATAAGCACGTAGTGTGTATCTAGCGATAGGCCAAGGAGGAGGTTCACTTTGGCTGTATTCCCCTTCGACAAATCAGCAATTTTCGCCGCACGATCAAGCTTAAAGAATTTAACGAGTTCATTGGCGCGCTCATCGTTCCAGCTTTTATAAAAGTCGCGCATAAAAACAATTGCTTTGTCAATCGTCATTGAAGGCGGCATCGGGATGACGTCAGGAATGAATGTCAATGTTTCATATCCCTTTGGCGATAGTTTGCTGCCGTCAATCTTAATTTCCCCACCACTTATAGGCGTTAAATTCGCAATCATTTTCAGGACAGTCGTCTTGCCGACGCCATTAATGCCGATAAGCGAAGTAATTTCCCCGCGTTTGGCCGTAAACGAGACGTTATGCAGCACTGCTTTGCGGCCATATTTTTTCGATACGTTTTTCACTTCAATCATGTTCCGTTTCCCCTTCCTTATAGCGAGCTTGGATCATGGCAATGACTTCGTCGAGCGGAACTTGGATGGTGCGGATTGCTTGCAAAAATGTATCAACTGACTCCTGGATTAATTCATCACGGACTGAGTCAAGTACGTCTTGGTCATACGTAATCCGGCTAGGTTTGTTCCGTTCAGTATGAATCAACAATTGATCCTCCATTTCTTTATAGGCACGTTGTGCTGTGTTTGGATTGATTTTTAATGTCGCGCCAAGTTCTCGGCGCGAGGGGATTTCCTGCCCAGCAACAAGCTTCCCAGTAGCAATTTGCTCTTTAAAGTAGCGGACAACTTGTGCGTAAACGGGCTCGCGGGTATTAAACTGAATGTTCATCAAGCGCTCCCTTCTTTTTATGCACGTTTCAGTTTATGGAAATAAAGATATCCATTTCCGGTTCCATACTCGGTTTTTCCATGATAGAGGATTTGCCCGTCTTCTAGTTTAACTGTGTAAAAACTATAGCTGGAAACAATCGGATTTTCTTCTGGCCTCGTTTCGTTTACAAGCAAGTGAAGAAAGCCGTTTTCCTCGGTGAAACCAACTAAATAGTGGTCTTCACTTTCGGTTAGTTCCTTTGGCAGCTCACCGATTGGAGTGAGCGTTTCTGGGGAATCAGCCTCAAAGCGGTAGACCACCTGTTTGTCCGTTCCCTCTATCAGTGTGACACTGCCGTCTTCTGCTTCTGAGGCATCGATCTTGTTTTGTCCGTTGCTTGTGTCAATTTCTGACAAGCGGTTCGCTTTGAAATCGTAAAAAGCGAGCGATCCATTAATATTCAAAATGACTGCTGGCTGCTGTTTAAGGCCAATCAATACGTAGGCACTGTCGCTGGCAACCGAATCGGTGGCCAAATCGGCAAGAGCGGCTTCTTGCACAATCGCTTGTTTCTCCAAGTCAATTACATAAAACAATAAGCGCTCGCCATTTGGCGTTGAAGTCATTGTTTCCATAATGACGGAAACGGTACTGCCTTCCACATAAGCATAAGAAATATAACCTGTTTCTTCGCTATGAAAGCCGTCAAGAGAAACAGTCGCCTGTATGGAATTGCCTGTGTTGTTCTCAAGGACTGTAATCAACATTTCCTGTTGATCTTGTTTGAGGCTAATAGCAGTAACCTGGTCATTTTCGTCATTCACGTCCGTGTACGTATTCAAATCATTAAGTGGGCGAAACAAAGACCGATGTTCAAACGCGATGCGGTCATAGTAAGGGTCATATCCTGCGTCATAGCGTTCAAGCCATGACAATGGTTCGCCAAAATCGACAGTGTGCCCGTCTGTTTCAAATAAAAGCGAATTGCTTGCGTAATCTTGACTTTTCTGCAAGGAACCGCTTAGCTGCACTCTTTCTAAATACGACTCGTCGCCGGAAATGGTTTCCCATTCAAATGGGATCGGTTCAATGTCTAAACGATCGGAAATGGCTACATAAAAGTAGGTGATGGTCACTGACAAAAACGCAATAAATACGAACAACACCATGTAGCGTTTCGTGCTAACATGTTTCATTAGGCACTCACCTTCTTCCGGATTAAGTAAATGCTTAGCCAGGAAGACAACACAATTGTCGTCAGCCCCGTGGCTACAGCAATCAATAGTGCTTCCGACGGGAACACATGACTATATAAGTCACTTATAAAAAAGAAACTGTTCAACCAAAAGACAAAAGCCAGATAAAGCGCTCCTAACAATGCTCCTTTGACACGGAAACTACGTTCAAGGAGAATGGCCGAAAACAAAGCCGTTAAAAAGGCAAAACCTAGGCCATAAGCAAGGACGAATACAAACGGGTCGAGGGGAATGAGCAAGCTAAATAACCTGTTCGTTTGCATCACTTGCGCCATTGTTAACGGAGCAAGAAAAAGATCGCTCGGTACGACCGCTTCAATGATTTTGTTGCCTATTGTGACTAGTACAATTTGCAGCGCCACTAAACCAAGAACGAGCAAGAACAGTAAAAGCAGCTTAGCTGCAAATAACTGGGCACGGTTGATTGGCAACATTAGCAGCCGGGTAATGACATTGTTTTTACTGAACCAATCGCGGTACCAAATAAGCAACGAATAAGCGAGCATGATCGCAATCGCCATCATAATCGAACCAATAATAGGAAGAGCACCGTACAAGGAATCCCAGCGAATCGAGTAGGACTCGGCAATTTGCTCAAGTGATACGTTTGAGATTAAAGCTTCGTTTGTTAAGTTGGCAGTCTTCGCTGATGCCAAGACGTAAATGGCAATAAGCTGGATCGCGGAGACAAGGACGAAAAGGAAAAAATACATCTTGGACACACGCTGCCATTCAAAATGTAGCAATGATAGAAATCGCATAAGTCACCTCTTTTTTTGTGTGTATGTATTAAGTGATTCATACATGAGCGTCTATGTGTACTATATGCTTGATACAGATAACTGTCAAGCTTTTTTTATAAACCGTATGAAACACGCTGTTTTTGCATACATTGGAACAGGATTGTTTTGTTTTGATTGCCAGCTATGAAGACAATCGATTTGCCCAACTGAAACAAGCCAGAATTTCATAGGCTTTTTCTGGATTTTATCGTACACTAGAGCTACAGACCATTCGTGGCATCAGAACAAAACATCGTCCTCATGGAATGAATAGGAGGGAGGCTGTCTTGGGAGGACAGCGAGAAATCGCGCAAGGCAGCTAGCGGAATGAGCAAAGTACACACAGATGAAAGAGAAGATATGTTTAAAACAAAAGACCATAACAATGTAGCGATTTTTATTGATTATGACAATGTGTATTGGACGCTAATGAACCGGTACAATCACAACCCTAACCACGAAGAGCCAGAAAAGAATTTATTTAATTGTTTATGGGACCGGTATGGGCAAAACCAAGTCCGCACGTTTCGCGCTTATGCCGACTTCCAGCGAATTCGTTCTAGCTTGACTGATCTCCAAAAGCAGCGGGTCCAAATCCGCCACGTCTATTCAAACGATAAGGAAGGCGATTCCCGCAAAAATTCGTCGGACATTGAACTTTGCATAGACGCGATAGAGAGCACTTATAAAGACGAGAACATTTCCTGTTATGTATTTGTCACAGCGGATAGTGATATGGTTCCGATTATGAGCAGGCTGATGTATAAAGGGAAACGTGTGGAACTTTATTATTTATCAGAGGCAGCGCCGAAACATACGGATATTACAAATTACTCCCATTATAGCGAGGACTTGCGTGACTTTTTGCAACTAGAAATCAAGGAGTACCATTTGGAATCGTATAAACTGGATGCCCTTCGTTTTGTCGAGGAGTGGGAACAACGCTTTGGCTCGGAAAATGAATTGTATTTAGGGGCGCCGTGGCTGAGAAACCAATTCTCGATCAAGTTTGGCATTCCTGCCAATTCAGCGAGTGAATTGATTGATTTATTGAAAGTAGAAAAGCTGCTTGGCACTGAAAACAAAGAATTGAAGAATGGGGATATTAAACCAAGTCTAGCGTTAACAGAACAAGGGCGCAGTTGGCTTGCACCCTTGTCGAAAGCGTAGTTATGTTTTAGGTGGAGATTTGTCGAATCTTAAGGGTTGACTTGTAGATAAGTCTCAAATATTATAGGGGTAGACAACAGATTCGTTATAATTCGCTAAAACATTAATGCGTTAGACAAATTCGTTATGAGAGGCAAGGACATACCTTGTCTCTTTTTGTATGTTTTTGACCACTCCTTCTTAATAGGGATTCGTGTTATATGCTTTGTTCCCCAAATTGTAAAATCGTAAACCTCTAAATGAACTTATTTTCATTTAGGTCGCTGCATCGTCGGTTTTTTCGAATCTTTCTAAATAACTTCAACTGCTCCTCTAAAAATTCCTGCTCCTCCTTATCCAAATCTTTAAAATAATAACGCTGCGTTTGTTCATTGATACGATCTGTCTCTCCGGCAAGATAAGCAATGGAAACGTGATAGATTTCGGCAAGCTGTTTTAGCTTGCGAAGGGAAGGTTCGTTCCTGCCTTGCTCATAGAAACCGTACGCACTTTCGGTAATGCCGAGAAAGGAGGCAACATCTTGTTGGGTCAAC is a genomic window of Shouchella clausii containing:
- a CDS encoding ABC transporter ATP-binding protein yields the protein MIEVKNVSKKYGRKAVLHNVSFTAKRGEITSLIGINGVGKTTVLKMIANLTPISGGEIKIDGSKLSPKGYETLTFIPDVIPMPPSMTIDKAIVFMRDFYKSWNDERANELVKFFKLDRAAKIADLSKGNTAKVNLLLGLSLDTHYVLMDEPFSGIDIFSREQITDLFSSGFLEDRGVIITTHEINDIEHLIDKVVFLDEGRVLKQFDTEEMRLAEGKSIEDVMREVYQS
- a CDS encoding GntR family transcriptional regulator, translating into MNIQFNTREPVYAQVVRYFKEQIATGKLVAGQEIPSRRELGATLKINPNTAQRAYKEMEDQLLIHTERNKPSRITYDQDVLDSVRDELIQESVDTFLQAIRTIQVPLDEVIAMIQARYKEGETEHD
- a CDS encoding NYN domain-containing protein, producing the protein MSKVHTDEREDMFKTKDHNNVAIFIDYDNVYWTLMNRYNHNPNHEEPEKNLFNCLWDRYGQNQVRTFRAYADFQRIRSSLTDLQKQRVQIRHVYSNDKEGDSRKNSSDIELCIDAIESTYKDENISCYVFVTADSDMVPIMSRLMYKGKRVELYYLSEAAPKHTDITNYSHYSEDLRDFLQLEIKEYHLESYKLDALRFVEEWEQRFGSENELYLGAPWLRNQFSIKFGIPANSASELIDLLKVEKLLGTENKELKNGDIKPSLALTEQGRSWLAPLSKA
- a CDS encoding helix-turn-helix domain-containing protein; this translates as MVELNKRLRELRKAHQLTQQDVASFLGITESAYGFYEQGRNEPSLRKLKQLAEIYHVSIAYLAGETDRINEQTQRYYFKDLDKEEQEFLEEQLKLFRKIRKNRRCSDLNENKFI